In the Maribacter sp. MJ134 genome, one interval contains:
- the fsa gene encoding fructose-6-phosphate aldolase, translating into MKFFIDTANIEDIKEAQDMGVLDGVTTNPSLMAKEGITGADNILEHYKKICGVVDGHVSAEVISTDFEGMVAEGEKLAALNPQIVVKLPMIADGVKACKYFSDKGIKTNVTLVFSAGQALLAAKAGATYVSPFIGRLDDISTDGLGLIADIRLIYDNYGFETEILAASVRHVMHILDCAKIGADVMTGPLSAIKGLLKHPLTDSGLAKFLEDYKKGN; encoded by the coding sequence ATGAAATTTTTTATAGATACAGCAAATATAGAGGACATTAAGGAAGCCCAAGATATGGGTGTTTTAGATGGCGTAACTACAAACCCTTCGCTTATGGCGAAGGAAGGGATTACCGGTGCGGATAATATTTTAGAGCATTATAAGAAAATATGCGGTGTGGTTGATGGGCACGTTAGTGCGGAAGTTATCTCCACAGATTTCGAGGGTATGGTCGCTGAAGGTGAAAAATTAGCTGCATTGAATCCACAGATCGTTGTGAAACTTCCAATGATTGCGGATGGGGTGAAAGCTTGTAAATATTTTTCGGATAAGGGTATCAAGACAAACGTAACCTTAGTTTTTTCTGCGGGACAAGCGCTATTGGCTGCTAAAGCCGGCGCGACCTATGTTTCTCCTTTCATTGGAAGATTGGATGATATTTCTACGGACGGATTAGGTTTGATTGCCGATATCCGATTAATTTATGACAACTACGGTTTTGAGACGGAAATACTTGCGGCTTCCGTTAGACACGTCATGCATATTTTGGATTGTGCGAAGATTGGTGCAGATGTAATGACCGGTCCTTTATCAGCAATTAAAGGATTATTGAAACACCCTCTTACGGATAGTGGTCTGGCTAAGTTTTTGGAAGACTACAAGAAGGGTAATTAA
- a CDS encoding GntP family permease — MILILLVASVALIILLTAKLNVHPFLALLLASFFFALTTGMPFDLILSSIEEGFGGTLGKIGLVILLGVVIGAFLENTGGAYKMAAVVLHLIGRKNVHAAMGIIGYIVSIPVFADSGFIILNPLNKSLSKKSKLSIAGTGVALMLGLMLTHVLVPPTPGPIAAAGILEADIGLVMLLGLGISLFGLMVAIIFSKKIAGKTYIDPNPELSEADIEKKMADAPNAFRSFLPILVPILLIVGKSLITFFANEAMTSSFLFQLISFVGSPLIALIIGMLLAFTLPKKLDQSLFSESGWVGKAFLSASTILLITGAGGIFGKILQNSGIGAVIADLFDGISMGIWLPFLLTAAIKSAQGSSTVALITSASIMAPLMSSMGFDTELQKALLVVTIGAGGLVVSHANDSAFWVVTQLTGMDVKTGYKLYSLGTFVVGLSCALLIFMLSLAL; from the coding sequence ATGATTTTAATACTGTTAGTGGCAAGTGTTGCCTTGATTATCTTATTAACCGCCAAATTAAACGTGCATCCGTTTTTGGCCCTTTTGCTGGCCTCTTTTTTTTTCGCGTTGACTACGGGCATGCCGTTCGACCTTATACTTTCTTCCATTGAAGAGGGTTTTGGTGGTACCTTGGGTAAAATAGGATTGGTCATATTGCTTGGTGTGGTTATTGGGGCTTTTTTAGAAAATACAGGCGGCGCTTATAAAATGGCAGCAGTGGTCTTACATCTCATTGGAAGAAAAAATGTTCATGCGGCGATGGGTATCATTGGCTATATCGTCTCCATCCCCGTTTTTGCCGACAGTGGTTTTATAATTCTAAACCCTTTGAACAAATCCCTTTCCAAAAAATCCAAACTCTCTATAGCGGGCACGGGTGTTGCGCTTATGTTAGGTCTAATGCTTACCCACGTTCTTGTGCCTCCTACGCCGGGTCCCATTGCTGCCGCCGGTATCTTAGAAGCAGATATCGGTCTCGTCATGCTCCTAGGTCTAGGCATAAGTCTCTTTGGGCTAATGGTAGCTATTATCTTTTCTAAAAAAATAGCTGGCAAGACGTATATTGACCCTAATCCTGAACTTTCAGAGGCCGATATTGAAAAAAAGATGGCAGACGCACCAAATGCCTTCAGGTCTTTTCTTCCCATTTTGGTTCCTATCCTATTGATAGTTGGTAAATCCTTAATAACCTTTTTTGCCAACGAAGCCATGACCAGCTCATTTCTGTTTCAACTCATTTCCTTTGTTGGCTCCCCGCTTATAGCCTTGATTATTGGGATGTTATTGGCTTTTACTTTACCCAAGAAATTAGATCAATCCTTATTTTCCGAATCTGGTTGGGTAGGCAAGGCTTTTCTAAGTGCCTCTACGATACTTTTGATTACGGGAGCTGGCGGTATTTTTGGAAAAATTCTGCAAAACTCTGGTATCGGTGCTGTGATAGCCGATTTATTTGACGGCATAAGTATGGGCATATGGTTGCCTTTTCTCTTAACCGCTGCGATAAAATCCGCACAGGGTTCTTCTACGGTAGCTTTGATTACTTCGGCCTCTATTATGGCCCCGTTAATGAGCTCCATGGGCTTTGATACGGAACTTCAAAAAGCGCTTTTGGTCGTAACCATAGGTGCAGGCGGACTTGTAGTCTCCCACGCCAACGATAGTGCTTTTTGGGTGGTAACACAACTAACGGGAATGGACGTTAAAACCGGCTATAAACTATATAGCCTAGGCACTTTTGTCGTAGGCCTGTCCTGTGCCCTATTAATTTTTATGCTATCGCTTGCTTTATAA
- a CDS encoding transketolase family protein has translation MNKELDQLAADNIRALAIAMVEKAKSGHPGGPMGGADYMHILYSEFFNYDPSDMHWPFRDRFFMDAGHLSSLMYAQYYLLGNFKKDDIANFRQWGSVTPGHPEVDVARGIENTSGPLGQGHTMGVGAAIAAKFLKARFGDWINHKVYGFISDGGVQEEISQGAGRIAGHLGLNNFIMFYDSNDVQLSSKTDEVTSEDTAKKYEAWGWKVVTIDGHDHEQIRKALKDANAETEKPTLIIGETIMGKGCVTADGEMYEGYTELHGKPIGDTGADYEKTMDNLGADVNNPFDIYAKVSDFYNSVKDAKKKAVDAKKAEIQSWRNDNEKLASKLDMFLSGDLPDLDFDSIEHKGGLATRAASSNVLGYLAENVENMIVSSADLSNSDKTDGFLKKTTVLKKGDFSGAFLQAGVAELTMATIANGIALHGGIIPVVATFFVFSDYMKPAIRLSCIQELPVKFVWTHDAFRVGEDGPTHQPVEQEAQIRLLEKLKNHSHEQSFVALRPADSQETNVAWKMAMENSKTPTGLILSRQGIQDIPSKGNRYEDALGAEKGGYLVQEVADPDIVLIANGSEVATLVDATKLLEEKDGLKVNIASIPSEGIFRQQTKAYQEKVIPSDKPIFGLTAGLPVNLQGLAGPNGNVFGLEHFGYSAPAKVLDEKFGFTGDQVYQQVTEFLK, from the coding sequence ATGAACAAGGAATTAGATCAACTAGCCGCAGATAATATCAGAGCCTTGGCCATAGCCATGGTAGAAAAAGCTAAATCTGGACATCCGGGAGGTCCAATGGGTGGAGCGGATTATATGCATATTCTGTACTCGGAATTTTTCAATTATGACCCATCTGATATGCATTGGCCTTTCAGGGACCGTTTCTTTATGGATGCCGGTCATTTGTCCTCTTTGATGTATGCTCAGTATTATCTGCTCGGTAATTTCAAGAAAGATGATATTGCTAATTTTAGACAGTGGGGTTCCGTTACTCCAGGACACCCAGAAGTGGATGTTGCCAGGGGAATCGAGAATACTTCTGGACCGCTTGGACAAGGACATACCATGGGAGTCGGAGCTGCCATAGCGGCAAAATTTCTAAAGGCTCGTTTTGGCGATTGGATAAACCATAAGGTTTACGGTTTTATTTCCGATGGTGGCGTCCAAGAAGAAATATCCCAAGGAGCAGGAAGAATTGCGGGCCATTTAGGCTTGAACAATTTTATTATGTTCTACGATTCCAATGACGTTCAGTTATCTTCAAAAACGGATGAGGTAACTTCGGAGGATACGGCAAAAAAATATGAAGCTTGGGGATGGAAAGTGGTGACTATTGATGGTCACGACCACGAGCAGATCAGGAAAGCGCTTAAGGACGCCAATGCGGAAACTGAAAAGCCAACACTGATAATTGGTGAAACCATTATGGGGAAAGGTTGTGTAACCGCGGATGGTGAAATGTACGAAGGTTATACCGAACTTCATGGGAAACCTATTGGAGATACCGGAGCCGATTATGAGAAGACCATGGACAACCTCGGTGCCGATGTGAACAATCCTTTTGATATCTACGCTAAGGTCTCCGATTTTTATAACAGCGTTAAGGATGCTAAAAAGAAAGCTGTAGATGCTAAGAAAGCTGAAATACAGTCTTGGAGAAACGACAATGAAAAATTAGCGTCCAAATTAGATATGTTCCTTTCAGGAGATTTACCTGATTTGGATTTTGACAGCATAGAACATAAAGGCGGATTGGCCACGAGAGCGGCCTCTTCCAATGTTCTCGGATATTTAGCGGAAAACGTTGAGAACATGATCGTTTCCTCTGCGGATTTATCCAACAGTGATAAAACGGACGGTTTCCTTAAGAAGACCACAGTGCTTAAAAAGGGTGATTTCTCAGGCGCCTTTTTGCAGGCAGGTGTTGCGGAACTCACTATGGCCACTATAGCTAACGGTATTGCGTTACATGGCGGAATTATCCCTGTAGTCGCTACATTCTTTGTGTTCTCTGACTATATGAAACCCGCGATACGATTAAGTTGTATACAAGAACTTCCCGTTAAATTCGTATGGACACATGACGCTTTTAGGGTAGGGGAAGACGGACCTACACACCAGCCCGTTGAGCAAGAAGCGCAAATACGTTTATTGGAAAAATTAAAGAACCATAGTCACGAACAAAGTTTTGTAGCTTTAAGACCGGCAGATTCCCAAGAGACCAATGTGGCTTGGAAAATGGCAATGGAGAATTCAAAAACTCCGACGGGTTTAATTCTTTCTAGACAGGGTATTCAGGATATACCCTCCAAAGGTAACCGATATGAAGATGCCTTGGGTGCAGAAAAAGGAGGCTATTTGGTACAAGAAGTAGCTGACCCAGATATAGTTCTTATCGCAAACGGTTCCGAGGTCGCTACCTTAGTTGACGCGACAAAACTGCTCGAGGAGAAAGACGGACTTAAAGTGAATATCGCCTCAATCCCTTCCGAGGGAATCTTTAGACAGCAGACAAAGGCATATCAGGAAAAGGTAATACCTTCCGACAAGCCTATTTTTGGTTTAACTGCTGGCCTACCGGTAAATTTACAAGGTTTGGCAGGACCCAATGGAAACGTGTTCGGTCTAGAACATTTCGGATACTCAGCTCCAGCGAAAGTCTTGGATGAAAAGTTCGGTTTCACGGGAGATCAAGTTTACCAACAAGTAACGGAGTTTTTAAAATAA